In Haliotis asinina isolate JCU_RB_2024 chromosome 15, JCU_Hal_asi_v2, whole genome shotgun sequence, the sequence CGCGGCGGGGAAAGTATGGCTCACcgtcgaaaacacatacaaaaatacccGGATGTGACAAACGACTGCAGTTTCGCCGATAAATGCTATTTTTGTTGGAAATACATGAAActtttttttttgtgaaatagatgaatatacctttatcactcaaggttagcaaaatcaaaacttaaaatgatattaaggataaaaaatacatttttgtctaaaCCCCTAAAACTGGAATATATCAAGTTATATTTCACAACTCCAGTACATAAGTACATATTAAACGAACACtgagttttcattattttataaCTAATTGTTTGTCTTTTAGTTAATCAATTACAGtttacactgggatgttaaccCAAATCAGAGACAACCTGCTTTGCTGAGGTTGAGTGTCCAGTTAGTTCTGGTTACTCCCACGGTCCCCACACCCCTCCGTGTAGTTTGGGGTCACACTTGGGATCAGGATCAGGGTACCTTGGGGGTACGGCTGTTTTCTGGTAGTCCTCTAGTCGGTCCAGCAGCTTCTTAACAATGCCTGGTTGTGATGCTGACAAGTCATTGTGTTCATTTGGGTCCTTTGCAATGTCAAACAGCCATAGGTTCTTCGCCACATCATCCTTGTCCACAACCGTCTCTTTACTTAGATGTGGTGGGGGAATCCAGCTGCCGTTTCCTGTGGTTGAAAGCAGACTGTGTGAGTGACTACATGGAAGTTGTAATTGTCTATAGACATGTAATAAAACAAGAATTTCTGTTTACATGATCCTTAATTCAGAACCATTTTGTGATCATGGCAGCCATTTCAGACACACGGTCAGGGGAGATCACTCTATTGGCATTCTTCACATTGATGCTACTTGTTGGCAACTGTATATGCTTGTAGTGATCCTTTATTAGTTAATATCACAAGTACTGGTATATATCACCATATAATCTTATATTAACCTTTATTTTATCAGCTTTTAAAGACCTGGAACCATCTTCCTGAGTCACAAGAGGTTACCGTCTACAAAAGTCTTTTCCCGCCACTGTCAAACTGGCCTGGAATTTCACACCTCAATTATAGCCCTACCAGTGGTAAATACTAAATAGAATGGTGGCACTGCCAAAAACAATCTGATCATGAATCAAGATTGTAATAAAACATGTCCTACCTCATAAAGAGCCTTAACTTACTAGAGCGCCGTGTTTAAAATCATATCCACCCCTTTGACggtcaaacaaaacaaaggaaCTAGAaaatgtactttactgagaaataagacatatgttacatgtgaccactttccaagTGGCATTGTGTGTCCGTAGTCAGACACCTGTCACCAGCCACGGTATTAAGTAAGTTAAGTTAGTTTAACAtcattttggcaatattccactgatatcacagcaggggacagtAGAAATGGGTCTTActcattgtgcccatatggggaatcgaacccagtatGTTGACGGGATAAGTGAAGTCCTGAACACCTTTACAGTATTAAACTGTGAGTGTCCACCAACCTGGATTTCCTGTGATGAGCTTCCAGTTCCCGACTCTTATAGCAGCTCTAATCCGCGTGTCGAAGGTGTTGTTATAAAGCTTAGCTCCCTTTGGATGTGTCAAGATGTCGATGTTGTGCAGGATCTCCTTTCTCGGACAGGCCCCTCCCTCGCTGGAACAATGGCAAATTAATATCATAATTTCCCTTGCTGTGTAAGCAAGTAAACATTGCTGTCATTGTGACATATACTACTGCTGAGATCTTGTTCCAAACATATAAATTCTCAGCTCAAGTCTTTAATTTCATACTGCATAGGTATGGAATTTATACTAACATGTCTGAAGTCAACACAGAAAATTAAATCATTTGAACaagtcatatacaatacaaccATCCATTACACACTCAGCACTTCCATTTACACTTTGCTTGAATGACGATATTAAAATTAAGAAACAGTTTTAtctacaaaagaaaatacaaatgGGGCCAAGAACAACCCTTATTTCAGGAACTCTGAGGCAATTTAGAAGTGCCAGTTGACTCTAGGATTGAGTTGGTCTCCAGTTTCATTTATTCTCGTATGCGTATTTCGCATAATTTTGAAACTATGCAAAAGCGCTAGCATACCTGATGGTCTTCCATTGGTCAAATCCATCCAGAGGCTTTGTTCCACTGGTGGACCCACCAGCCACACCCACCAATGTTGGGAACCAATCAGAGACATGGATCAGCTGATTATTGATAGTTCCTTTGTTCTTCAGCATATCCCCATACACAAAGCCCACTCCATGAAATCCCCCTTCCCATAATGACGCCTTCCATCCCCTCAGTGGCCAGTTGTTTCCCCCTTCGTAGATCTGTCCACCATTGTCTAAAAAAACGAGTattttgattacacgatgccgtatagaaagttgtcaaatgcaacatatgtcatatttgggatttcactttctcagtaaagtacatattctagtactttttttttggttgagtcccatccgggattcgaaccccaccctcagagtcaggcacctaatcgccagcacacaaagtcagccgcctaacccgctcagccaccgcaactTCGACTGCGGGTTAGGaggctgactttgtgtactggcgattaggtgcctgactctgagggtgtgggttcgtaTCCacagtgaaatcccaaatatgacatatgttgcaacgAGTATTTTGTCAGGTAGCTCATGAATAATTACGACTCGCTTAACCCGTCCACATCCTGAAAAGCAGTATTCTAGTTTTCAAGCTGAATTAGACCagtgaagatctaggttagatttggtcttcagaaacccatgcttgtcataaaatgtGATTAGGTGGTGAGGCTCACTAGTATGGTTTACACCTGTCATGTATCCATAACTTGACGCTCATGGTGTTGGTCACGGGTAAGTCTGGCTATTttcagaccactgtcatatatctgtaatactgctgactgtcAGACGTCTCTAACAGGATGGGGTGGTTAGGCTCtgtgacttggttcacacgtcatcatatccaaattgtGAAAATTGTTCTAGACGTCAATCtctggattgtttagtccagattcaattatataCAGAGCACCATCAAagagctggaatgttgccgagCGTGGTGTTGGAAAAATAACCAAATATCTTTAATCCACTTTGGTCTGACGATCGTTACGGTGAGAGATTGGACTCAAAAAAACATTACTTACCAGTGGAAAAGACAATGAGGGTATTCTCCAGCTGACCAGTAGCATTGAGGACTGCAGTGATGTTCCCAATCCCCTCATCCATACATGCGGTCATCCCTTGAAGTTTAAGATTAATGTAAATCAAGTAATGTTGTTCAGTTTAATATGGGAATGGTAAACCATGTGAAAGTACTTTGTTTGGTCTCATCATCTCATTTTGGTGGTTATCAAGCATTGTAATGACAAGACTCTTTCCCCACCCATCAGAGACCTCTGCTAAAAGCTCTAACAAGTTTTTAATCCCGATTAAATCCCGAACACATGTTtaaatagtgatgacaccaggtgtttgcatTGACTTAATAGATACTAGTGGTGTTCcaattaaatgaaataatcaaagattggtcgCAGTGGCCAGGCGACCAAGTAATCGAATAATCGAATACAAACGATTTTGGAACGACTGTTATGGTGTTTGAAATACTTGACGATGGAACATATTCATCAAAGGGCCTAAAATTTAGAAAACTCACTTGACTAACTGAGAAGTCGTACTGAATATTCcttgaagactccaggaagTGTATGTTTAGGACATaagtcatcactttaaagtatTAAGTTGCATCAAGTTCTCCATATCTGCATTAAcaaccaggctagctattctcgaaacgttcgtagccctacgaacttcttaagccaattcttaacacactggctacgatcaaagttaagatttcttagggctacgaacattttgagaataagggtccaggggcccgtttcacgaaactctcgtaagcctaagatctcgtaacttttctcgtagcatccgtagctcctgtgttacagtatagaaggtacaatggctacgagaaaacttacgagatcttaggctacgatcgttttgtgaaacgggccccaggtccgcaattttcgaagctgtcttagcgctaagatagtcgtacgttaatgttactgtatggcacttataactatcttagcgctaagagagcttcgacaaTCCGGGCCCTGGAtaggaaaatgtgaaaaataaccAACCAACTTTTTTCGATGATTGTTCGTTGGTAACGAAGCAATCATCAGTTGTGAGGTTTCAACCAGTTCCCAACTCTAAAACATACCACTCACATGTTAAGTAATAATGACTTTGTGTGATGGCGATTAGATAGATGTCTGTCTCTGATGGTGtcagttcgaatcccggatgagacTCAACCTAACAACAGTGATAGAATCTGTAAATTATATACTGAGAAAGTGTCATCCAAAATTCAACAAATGTTATATCTGATCGCATTGTGTATTCCAAAATACAGTGTATGTCACATTTGATCGACCTTTGTATTCAAAAAGAAACAGAACTCAAAACAGCCCTTCAAAATGGCATTTAATCTACAGATAGACAACTAACTCTTTAAAACGTCGTAGGTTATCTTGCAGTCGGGGTCTCTACTAatcatatcatatatttatAAGGATGCTAAACTTGTCTAGTTTCACTTTTTGACAGCTTTTTACAGAGGTTCAACGTATATTCCAGAACATGACAGAATAGTTAAAACATCTGATCGAGGTGTCATTGTTGTTTGTAATCAAAACATACTGTACAGTGGCACAGCTTCTCATCTACAAATGAAGCACTAAGTACAGTTCGACCTGAATTATTGACAATGAGAACAATGTAATTCATATACTATAATGAGACTTATTCTTTTCCAAGTGCTGAAGCATGCTCTCGGTCAAGGAAAGGTAGAAAATCACACAAGTCAAATTACAtctgacatattgctgaaaggggaGTAGAGCCTAACtcactttgtgtgtgtgtgtgtgtgtgtgtgtgagagagagagagagagagagagagagagagagagagagagagagagagagaaacaggcTATGTGGCGACAAAAATTTTAATGAAAGCGTAAATTGTAATACTTGTAATAACCCTTGACGTAAATTGCAATAAAGACGTAAATTGTAATACCGGCGTAAATTGTAAGAAATATTGACGTTATTTGTAATACGCAAATTGTAATAAAGTTTATGCAAACTGAAATAATTTTAGtttctgtaaaatgtaataaatatttacGTAAACTGTAATAACAGTTTTAATCATTCGTGAACACGCGTGTGTTCTTTTTTTGTTGCATTTCATATATCTCATAAGCTTGTTAGTGCGATAACTCAAGAGAGAAATGAAggattttcttcaaatttggtaCCAAGGTGTGGCAAGATTCACAGACACCATTTAAACGTctcatgcaacgtaaaacacaactttgcagattctgatacattttggtatgcacttacgaaaccaatcatcaaaaatgccaaatcAGCCTATAAAGTCGGAAATCGGAGTTCAatcgattcactaaatttcccccagcgcttggGTGTCTGCCTGCTTGTCTGCTAAAGATAATATGCAATACCAGGGAGAATccacaacagggataggtcactcacTTGCTTTCTTTCCCATTTGTaataattaacgtgtgcctcgtcatgctccaacgcacacagtgacttggctcgttcccagtgcaacttcagttgtgtttaaccagggagactatacagAGTATATacattgtagattatccctggtttaacagaactcagtcagtttattgtatcagtcggaattttacaatgaatgaattatagtaagaattaagagcaagaattgtGTGAATGaatcaacaaaataaagaataaaagaaagaagtacatacgtgaatgaatgaaagaataaatgatacactgcGCCTTTCCCCCCCAAAACAtattaaagaacgcaaaagtatcgcgagaacacgtgttaacatcagctgtcctttttaaaaaatctactttgaaacaaacatttttgtttacattaataattaattcagaaatcttattgcatgtggggaatgtaaAGGACATTAACAAGATGTTATCTGACACTTTAACACTGCCctaaaaaataaagtgtaaaactctcacaaagcgttctaaaacgcctttccagttttgtcaaataataagatcaacaagaaagaaagaagttatggaactataaccctcaagcatcaatggcgaatcagatcagatcggcaaaatgtcatatttttcacacacctcaaatacaccctaacattcctTTTTAGatcatgaaactatcactattacttgcaaacacatttcacctgatagt encodes:
- the LOC137265595 gene encoding arylsulfatase J-like, encoding MHTAQILLLCACCTVLSAKSSRPNIIFILADDYGFHDIGYHKSEIKTPNLDKLAAAGVKLENYYVQPICTPTRSQFMSGRYQIHTGLQHSIIWGSQPNGLPLDSPTVAEKIKQAGYSTHAVGKWHLGFYKDDYLPTNRGFDSYYGYLTGSEDYFTHATCDGHDPRYRFCGLDLRNNTNPVFNETGHYSTYLFTEKAINVIKDHDESKPFFLYLAYQSTHSPLQVPGKYLNPYSHIEDLNRRTFAGMTACMDEGIGNITAVLNATGQLENTLIVFSTDNGGQIYEGGNNWPLRGWKASLWEGGFHGVGFVYGDMLKNKGTINNQLIHVSDWFPTLVGVAGGSTSGTKPLDGFDQWKTISEGGACPRKEILHNIDILTHPKGAKLYNNTFDTRIRAAIRVGNWKLITGNPGNGSWIPPPHLSKETVVDKDDVAKNLWLFDIAKDPNEHNDLSASQPGIVKKLLDRLEDYQKTAVPPRYPDPDPKCDPKLHGGVWGPWE